One window of Alteromonas sp. LMIT006 genomic DNA carries:
- a CDS encoding TIGR02281 family clan AA aspartic protease, producing MIRVLLVLSLLANAYLWYRLHTIEHAASLSTSSYNPIATQELESSHHTDTSRLSQRLSLPTKQNSLKEQILTLYEQQQWLSLGPLITEYLAKHPRDWQVLFIEGQYLIHTQTSAVGIAYLYQLLNQVDDPAISTNISDYIDDHVQNLIRALMFNQDWYALSLLLEPLIQVDPLHRGFIETLATSYAEQNLPNAMFNTLGAVTPEDVIYRRVVERWRQRYGDTTNNSNSSDALSSQNKQYASSIALMPYGNQWLTEIRLGGQTMTLLLDTGASTTAISQNAFATIPASNKQFLGRIVVNTANGQSQGELYRLNGARFGQWTFAEMDIVVLNQAELANDFDGLLGMNVLHRFAWQFDATNGKLLLTSRN from the coding sequence ATGATACGAGTGTTGCTTGTTCTATCTCTGTTGGCCAATGCCTATTTATGGTATCGATTGCATACGATTGAGCACGCTGCCTCCCTCTCCACTTCAAGTTACAATCCGATCGCAACACAAGAATTGGAGTCATCGCATCACACCGACACATCTAGGTTAAGCCAAAGACTATCCCTACCCACTAAGCAAAACAGTTTAAAAGAACAGATCCTCACCTTATATGAGCAACAACAATGGCTGTCTCTTGGCCCACTCATAACAGAGTATCTGGCTAAGCACCCCCGAGACTGGCAGGTATTATTTATTGAAGGGCAATATTTGATCCATACTCAAACCAGCGCGGTTGGCATAGCCTATCTGTATCAACTTTTAAACCAAGTCGATGATCCTGCCATTTCGACCAACATCTCTGACTATATTGATGATCACGTGCAGAATTTGATTCGAGCATTAATGTTTAATCAAGACTGGTATGCTTTGTCTTTACTGCTGGAGCCGTTGATTCAAGTTGATCCACTGCATCGCGGTTTTATCGAAACCCTAGCGACTAGCTATGCCGAACAAAACTTACCCAATGCGATGTTCAATACTTTGGGAGCCGTGACACCGGAAGATGTGATATACCGGCGTGTGGTGGAACGATGGCGCCAACGATATGGCGATACGACTAATAACTCCAACAGTTCAGACGCATTGTCTAGCCAAAATAAGCAATACGCTTCAAGCATTGCACTCATGCCATACGGCAACCAATGGCTGACCGAGATCAGGTTAGGCGGGCAAACAATGACGCTATTACTCGATACAGGAGCTTCCACAACCGCGATCAGTCAAAATGCGTTTGCAACTATTCCTGCCTCTAACAAACAATTTCTTGGACGCATCGTGGTGAATACGGCCAATGGACAAAGTCAAGGCGAGTTATACCGGTTAAATGGCGCTCGATTTGGCCAATGGACCTTTGCAGAGATGGATATCGTCGTGCTCAATCAAGCCGAATTAGCGAATGATTTTGATGGGTTATTAGGCATGAATGTATTGCATCGTTTTGCATGGCAATTCGATGCAACAAACGGCAAGCTATTACTTACCTCACGAAATTAA
- a CDS encoding alpha/beta fold hydrolase — MFSTLTQYRDTAHYRTIKGLKIAYWRDEPSEKAKKKTHLLLLHGFPSASYDWHLLWPDLAQHFRCHAFDFLGFGLSQKPYGHRYTLVEQADIAQEYLRLEGITQCWLLAHDYGVSVAQELLCRHDQYDFNIQQCAFLNGGLFADQHRPLLMQRLLKSILGPMIVPLLSKRSLHQSFTKIFGPHTPPSAQLIDVLW, encoded by the coding sequence GTGTTTAGCACACTCACGCAGTATCGAGACACGGCTCATTATCGGACTATCAAGGGGCTAAAGATTGCCTACTGGCGGGATGAGCCCAGTGAAAAGGCAAAAAAAAAAACACATCTGCTGCTGTTACACGGTTTTCCTAGTGCTAGCTATGATTGGCATTTGTTATGGCCAGATTTAGCGCAACATTTTCGTTGTCATGCATTTGATTTTTTGGGTTTTGGATTGTCGCAAAAGCCCTATGGTCATCGCTACACCCTAGTTGAACAAGCCGATATTGCCCAAGAGTATCTTCGTTTAGAAGGTATTACACAATGCTGGCTTTTGGCACATGATTATGGTGTCTCTGTTGCGCAAGAATTGTTGTGCCGTCATGATCAGTATGATTTTAATATACAGCAATGTGCGTTTTTGAATGGTGGTTTATTTGCCGATCAACATCGCCCGTTACTCATGCAGCGTTTGTTGAAATCAATACTGGGACCTATGATTGTCCCATTGCTGTCAAAGCGTTCTTTGCATCAGAGTTTCACCAAAATTTTTGGTCCCCATACACCACCCTCAGCACAGCTCATCGACGTCCTATGGTAA
- a CDS encoding YfcL family protein yields MPVNAIDTVEQKIENIEAQLLDAVNLVSDEELFFASYLHGHFDLVIVHTLAQPEPSVSMMDRIMQQSLAKAFANGELEQEEQESVLALWQNLIKT; encoded by the coding sequence ATGCCAGTTAACGCAATTGATACGGTTGAACAAAAAATAGAAAATATTGAAGCCCAATTGCTTGATGCAGTGAATTTAGTGAGCGATGAAGAGTTGTTTTTTGCTAGTTATTTGCACGGGCATTTTGATTTGGTCATCGTGCACACTTTGGCACAACCCGAACCCAGTGTCTCTATGATGGATCGGATCATGCAGCAAAGCTTGGCAAAAGCATTTGCCAATGGTGAGCTCGAACAGGAAGAACAGGAAAGTGTGTTAGCACTGTGGCAAAATTTGATAAAAACATAA
- a CDS encoding 4-phosphoerythronate dehydrogenase gives MRILYDDNMPYAAELFPLLGEARSFNHQNIHAADFASVEALMIRSTTKVDDALLNLSPHCRFVATATAGTNHMNFAALNARNINHTSAAGCNAESVAEYALAAALHGLCKQQKIAVNDPIDVFETISVGVIGVGQVGRRVAHKFASLGCEVVLSDPPRAKAEGNWKLDQLEQVLQCDVICCHAPLVKDGEFPSFHILNEQVLAALQNEQLLINAGRGEIINNQALLTLKRQGDGPMLVLDVWENEPDILSELIPYCEIATPHIAGHSLEGKARGTFMLFEWLCEQVGATCSVNMNNYLPNDDKQVSCHDETLSVGTVKTLVESIYDITIDHSEFVQNMAQSNRFAQLRKQYRNAQYNPNTITRREFATLKISCSHTNTQTLLSNLGFQATLVL, from the coding sequence ATGCGTATTTTGTACGATGACAACATGCCCTATGCAGCAGAGTTGTTCCCGCTCTTAGGAGAGGCACGCTCGTTTAACCATCAAAATATTCATGCTGCAGATTTTGCAAGTGTGGAGGCATTGATGATCCGCTCAACGACAAAAGTAGATGACGCGCTTTTGAACCTTAGCCCACACTGTCGATTTGTCGCAACGGCAACAGCCGGTACCAACCACATGAACTTTGCAGCGCTCAACGCACGGAATATTAACCATACCAGTGCCGCCGGATGCAACGCTGAGTCCGTCGCCGAATATGCGCTGGCAGCAGCATTGCACGGTTTGTGTAAACAGCAAAAAATCGCTGTAAACGATCCCATTGATGTATTCGAAACCATCTCTGTCGGCGTTATTGGCGTTGGGCAAGTTGGACGAAGAGTCGCTCATAAATTCGCTAGTTTGGGGTGTGAGGTGGTGTTATCGGATCCGCCTCGTGCAAAAGCTGAAGGCAATTGGAAGTTGGATCAACTTGAGCAGGTTTTGCAATGCGATGTGATATGTTGTCACGCCCCTTTGGTCAAGGATGGCGAGTTTCCCAGTTTTCATATTTTGAATGAACAAGTCTTAGCTGCATTACAAAATGAACAACTATTAATCAACGCTGGGCGCGGTGAAATTATTAATAACCAAGCATTATTAACTTTAAAACGGCAAGGTGATGGTCCAATGTTGGTATTGGATGTGTGGGAAAACGAGCCAGATATCTTGTCAGAACTCATTCCATATTGTGAAATTGCCACCCCTCATATTGCTGGCCACAGTCTTGAAGGCAAGGCGCGCGGGACCTTTATGTTATTTGAATGGCTGTGTGAGCAAGTTGGTGCGACGTGTTCAGTGAATATGAATAATTATTTGCCTAACGATGACAAACAGGTATCTTGTCACGATGAAACGCTTTCTGTGGGGACGGTTAAGACCTTGGTAGAGAGCATCTATGATATAACAATTGATCATAGCGAATTTGTCCAGAACATGGCACAATCTAACCGGTTTGCACAGTTGCGAAAACAATATCGCAATGCACAATACAATCCAAATACCATAACAAGACGTGAATTTGCTACGTTGAAGATTTCATGTAGCCATACCAACACGCAAACCCTATTGAGCAACTTAGGTTTTCAAGCAACACTCGTGTTATAA
- a CDS encoding ATP-NAD kinase family protein: MLQRKFRLGLIVNPYSGIGGALAFKGSDGAEIREKALAAGAPQLAMPKTQTALDQITDNLDALSIVTAAGDLGENVARTLLDDVTVVYQGQQPQTEAEDTIQAVQAILEAGVDLLVFAGGDGTARNVCSVFDNRCPVLGIPTGCKIHSGVFAISAKAAGQVIQLMLNGEVVSAIYGEVKDIDEQQFRSGRVIAKLYGEMLIPEALQYVQAVKMGGKESDELVLADLAAQVDEVMQDYPDHLFVMGSGSTVDFIANELGFVNTLLGVDVVKDFNTIAQDVTALELFELVKDSPAKLVITLIGGQGHVFGRGNQQLSPQVIRTIGRENIIIVATKQKLHALKQRPLVCDTSDPTLDEALSGVIEITTGYRDKVFYRLGVDYAS; encoded by the coding sequence ATGTTACAGCGCAAGTTTCGTCTAGGCTTAATTGTCAATCCTTATTCTGGTATCGGTGGCGCTCTCGCCTTCAAGGGAAGCGATGGTGCTGAGATCCGTGAGAAAGCGCTTGCCGCTGGAGCCCCCCAACTGGCTATGCCCAAAACTCAAACCGCCTTAGACCAGATAACGGACAACTTGGATGCCTTATCCATTGTAACCGCTGCAGGGGATTTGGGGGAGAATGTCGCTCGCACTTTGCTTGACGATGTGACGGTCGTATACCAAGGGCAACAACCGCAAACTGAAGCTGAAGATACGATTCAAGCAGTACAGGCGATACTGGAAGCCGGTGTGGATTTATTAGTGTTTGCAGGCGGTGACGGTACTGCCCGGAATGTATGCAGTGTATTTGATAATCGTTGTCCAGTACTCGGTATTCCAACCGGTTGCAAAATTCACAGCGGCGTCTTTGCTATCTCGGCAAAAGCAGCGGGGCAAGTCATTCAGTTAATGCTCAATGGTGAGGTAGTGTCTGCCATATATGGCGAGGTGAAAGACATTGATGAGCAACAGTTTCGCTCAGGTCGTGTCATTGCCAAACTCTATGGTGAAATGCTGATCCCTGAAGCGCTTCAATATGTGCAAGCGGTCAAAATGGGCGGCAAAGAATCCGACGAGTTGGTACTTGCTGATTTAGCAGCACAAGTAGACGAGGTCATGCAGGATTATCCTGACCACTTGTTTGTGATGGGATCGGGTTCTACGGTTGACTTTATTGCGAATGAATTGGGTTTTGTCAATACGTTACTAGGTGTTGATGTGGTCAAAGACTTCAACACCATCGCTCAAGATGTGACGGCATTAGAGTTATTTGAGTTAGTGAAAGACTCACCAGCCAAGCTTGTGATTACTTTGATAGGTGGTCAAGGACATGTTTTTGGGCGCGGGAACCAACAGTTAAGTCCACAAGTTATTCGTACAATCGGTCGTGAGAACATCATCATTGTTGCCACCAAACAAAAACTTCACGCTCTCAAACAACGTCCTTTGGTTTGTGATACGAGTGACCCTACCTTGGATGAGGCGTTATCCGGTGTGATTGAAATCACTACAGGTTACCGTGACAAGGTGTTTTATCGCTTAGGAGTTGATTATGCCAGTTAA
- the fabB gene encoding beta-ketoacyl-ACP synthase I: MRRAVITGLGIVSSIGNNADEVLASLKAGKSGISFSEQFAEKGLRSQVWGKVDLELKDHIDRKQMRFMGDAAAYAYLAMEQAVKDSGLSEEQVSNLRTGIIAGSGGASSQNQVDSADVLRERGVRRVGPYMVTRCMGSTVSACLATPFKIKGVNYSISSACATSAHCIGNALEMIQLNKQDVVFAGGGEELHWALSGQFDAMGALSSSYNDSPEKASRTYDADRDGFVSSGGGGMVVVEELEHALARGAHIYAEIVGYGATSDGYDMVAPSGEGAIRCMQMAMQNLDSPVEYLNTHGTSTPVGDVQELKAIQEVFGDNSPAISATKAMTGHSLGAAGVHEAIYSLLMLEHEFIAPSINVENLDEAAKGLDIVLQTREQRLNTVMSNSFGFGGTNATLVFKRYEA, encoded by the coding sequence ATGAGAAGAGCAGTTATCACTGGATTGGGGATCGTCTCCAGTATTGGTAATAATGCAGACGAAGTTCTTGCATCGTTGAAAGCTGGCAAGTCAGGTATTTCTTTTTCTGAACAATTCGCAGAGAAAGGTTTGCGCAGTCAGGTCTGGGGCAAAGTTGACCTCGAATTAAAAGATCACATTGATCGCAAACAAATGCGCTTTATGGGTGATGCTGCCGCTTATGCTTATCTTGCAATGGAGCAAGCGGTCAAAGATTCAGGTCTGAGTGAAGAGCAAGTATCCAACTTGCGCACAGGTATCATTGCGGGCTCAGGTGGCGCTTCTTCACAAAACCAAGTAGATTCAGCAGACGTGTTACGTGAACGCGGTGTCCGTCGTGTTGGTCCTTACATGGTAACCCGTTGTATGGGATCTACGGTTTCAGCGTGCTTAGCAACGCCGTTCAAGATCAAAGGCGTAAACTATTCCATTTCTTCAGCGTGTGCGACCTCGGCTCACTGTATAGGCAATGCCTTAGAAATGATCCAGTTGAATAAGCAAGACGTGGTCTTTGCGGGTGGTGGTGAAGAATTGCATTGGGCGCTATCCGGTCAGTTTGATGCAATGGGGGCGTTATCCTCTTCTTACAACGATTCGCCAGAGAAGGCCTCTCGTACATACGATGCTGACCGCGATGGTTTTGTTAGCTCTGGTGGCGGCGGTATGGTCGTCGTCGAAGAATTAGAGCACGCATTGGCTCGAGGAGCACATATTTACGCTGAGATCGTTGGCTACGGTGCGACATCGGATGGCTATGACATGGTAGCGCCATCGGGTGAAGGCGCCATTCGTTGTATGCAAATGGCGATGCAAAATTTAGATAGCCCAGTTGAATATTTGAATACCCATGGTACGTCTACGCCTGTGGGTGACGTGCAAGAGCTCAAAGCCATTCAAGAAGTCTTTGGCGATAACTCTCCTGCGATCAGTGCAACGAAAGCGATGACAGGACACAGTTTAGGAGCAGCCGGTGTGCACGAAGCGATATACAGTTTGTTGATGTTAGAGCACGAATTTATCGCTCCTTCTATCAATGTAGAAAATCTTGATGAAGCAGCAAAGGGTTTGGATATTGTGTTGCAAACGCGTGAGCAACGCCTCAACACCGTGATGTCGAATAGTTTCGGTTTCGGTGGCACTAATGCCACCTTGGTGTTTAAGCGTTACGAAGCGTAA
- a CDS encoding thioesterase family protein: protein MPVKIHLHYPYTCLWQPAENDIDHYGHVNNTSYVKQLEVTAWAHSNHLGLDIAQYRELDAGMVIAHHNIDYLLPVHYGETIECRTAIIACDNKLRLSRGFEFYNQSQQRVLTARTDFVCITLSTGKPRRMPARFAECYGRAYALEVGA from the coding sequence ATGCCAGTCAAAATACATTTACATTACCCTTATACGTGTCTGTGGCAGCCTGCAGAAAACGACATCGATCACTACGGTCATGTCAATAATACTTCGTATGTAAAACAACTAGAAGTCACCGCTTGGGCACATTCTAATCACTTGGGGTTAGACATCGCTCAATACCGTGAACTCGATGCTGGTATGGTGATCGCTCACCACAACATTGATTATCTTCTTCCTGTGCATTATGGCGAGACAATAGAATGTCGGACGGCTATTATTGCTTGCGACAACAAATTGCGTTTATCCCGAGGCTTTGAATTTTATAATCAGTCCCAGCAACGCGTATTAACTGCAAGAACTGATTTTGTGTGCATTACACTGAGCACCGGAAAACCAAGGCGGATGCCAGCGCGATTTGCGGAGTGTTACGGCCGTGCCTATGCGTTAGAGGTGGGTGCGTAA
- a CDS encoding elongation factor P hydroxylase, whose protein sequence is MIRLFDDTFYSEYNTRLVRGDDEPVYLPADQSCPYHRVVYAHGFFASALHEIAHWCIAGETRRNQVDYGYWYTPDGRDEEQQKAFEQVEVKPQAIEWAFSIACDFKFNFSLDNLNGAPADILGFQSAVANELSQMLNYGFPKRAQQFIDVLRANYFPDAIVRPLTRAQRQINEMTQRYSLPLERS, encoded by the coding sequence CTGATACGCTTATTTGATGATACTTTTTACAGCGAATACAATACGCGACTCGTACGAGGCGATGATGAGCCAGTGTATTTGCCTGCTGATCAAAGTTGTCCATATCATCGGGTGGTTTATGCCCATGGTTTTTTTGCAAGTGCGTTACACGAAATCGCACATTGGTGTATTGCAGGAGAAACTCGCAGGAACCAAGTGGATTACGGCTATTGGTACACTCCAGATGGCCGAGATGAAGAACAACAAAAAGCGTTTGAGCAAGTGGAAGTTAAGCCTCAGGCCATTGAGTGGGCTTTTTCAATTGCGTGTGATTTTAAGTTTAACTTCTCATTAGATAACTTAAATGGCGCGCCTGCGGATATTTTGGGGTTTCAATCTGCCGTGGCAAACGAGCTTTCACAAATGCTGAACTATGGTTTTCCTAAGCGAGCTCAACAATTTATAGATGTATTACGCGCCAATTATTTCCCTGACGCCATTGTGCGCCCCTTAACTCGCGCACAGCGTCAAATCAATGAAATGACCCAGCGTTACTCCTTGCCGTTGGAACGTTCTTAA
- a CDS encoding aspartate-semialdehyde dehydrogenase, with the protein MSQSYNVAVLGATGLVGQTMMDILAERNFPINQLFPLASARSAGGTVNFKGEEITVLNADEFDWTQVQLGFFSAGGSVSEKFAPIAAEAGCVVIDNTSHFRYEADIPLVVPEVNADALANFRNRNIIANPNCSTIQMLVALKPIHDAVGIERINVCTYQSVSGAGKEAMEGLAGQTAALLNAKEVNTEGFSRQIAFNVIPQIDVFMDNDYTKEEMKMVWETRKIFGDDSILVNPTAVRVPVFYGHAEAIHIETRQPIDAEDVKQLLAQAPGVKLYTERDEFPTQVCSASGNDLTHVGRIRNDISHPNGINLWVVSDNIRKGAATNSVQIAEVLIKDYL; encoded by the coding sequence ATGTCACAATCTTATAATGTCGCAGTATTAGGCGCGACAGGCCTTGTTGGCCAGACCATGATGGATATTCTTGCCGAGCGCAATTTTCCGATTAACCAACTATTTCCCCTTGCTTCAGCTCGTTCTGCTGGCGGTACGGTTAATTTTAAAGGTGAAGAGATTACCGTATTGAATGCAGATGAATTTGATTGGACTCAAGTTCAACTGGGCTTTTTCTCTGCGGGTGGTAGTGTTTCTGAAAAATTTGCACCCATTGCTGCGGAAGCCGGTTGTGTGGTCATCGACAATACTTCGCATTTCCGTTACGAAGCGGATATCCCATTGGTGGTGCCAGAAGTTAATGCTGATGCGTTAGCAAATTTCCGCAATCGCAATATCATTGCAAATCCAAATTGCTCAACCATTCAGATGTTAGTCGCGCTAAAACCCATTCATGATGCGGTAGGCATTGAGCGCATCAATGTTTGCACGTATCAGTCTGTCTCTGGTGCTGGTAAAGAAGCAATGGAAGGCCTCGCGGGTCAAACTGCGGCGCTACTCAATGCAAAAGAAGTGAACACCGAAGGTTTTTCACGTCAAATCGCATTTAACGTGATCCCACAAATTGATGTATTCATGGATAATGATTACACCAAAGAAGAAATGAAAATGGTCTGGGAAACACGTAAGATTTTTGGTGATGACAGTATTTTGGTCAATCCTACAGCCGTACGTGTACCAGTGTTTTATGGTCATGCTGAAGCCATTCATATTGAGACTCGCCAACCGATTGATGCGGAAGACGTAAAACAATTACTCGCGCAAGCGCCTGGCGTCAAACTATATACTGAGCGTGATGAGTTTCCGACCCAAGTATGCTCAGCTAGTGGCAATGATCTGACGCATGTTGGACGTATCCGTAACGACATTTCACATCCCAACGGGATTAACTTATGGGTAGTATCCGATAACATCCGTAAAGGCGCTGCAACTAACAGTGTGCAAATTGCCGAAGTATTGATTAAAGATTATCTATAA
- a CDS encoding class II aldolase/adducin family protein, with translation MTQTVQQRVSEAEWQTRVDLAACYRIVAHYGWDDLIFTHISARVPGPEHHFLVNPYGMMFEEITASSLVKVDLHGKKVMDSEFDVNPAGFTIHSAVHEAREDAQCVLHLHTNAGVAVSVLEEGLQPYSQTALFPLSNLSYHDYEGIALNPDEKVRLVEDLGNTNFMILRNHGLLTVGNTIPNAFLGMYAMQRACEVQLMAQATGKPLVSIPEPILAGIKAQVEQVTNAMGGALAWPGILRKLDRNYPGFRS, from the coding sequence ATGACACAGACAGTTCAACAACGCGTATCAGAAGCCGAATGGCAAACCCGAGTCGATTTGGCCGCATGTTATCGTATTGTTGCTCATTATGGGTGGGACGATTTGATTTTTACACATATCTCAGCACGTGTGCCTGGACCTGAACATCATTTTTTAGTGAATCCTTACGGCATGATGTTTGAAGAGATCACCGCTTCCTCTTTAGTCAAAGTAGACTTGCATGGCAAAAAAGTGATGGACAGTGAGTTTGATGTAAATCCAGCGGGATTTACCATTCACTCAGCAGTTCATGAGGCACGCGAGGATGCACAATGTGTATTGCATTTGCATACCAATGCTGGAGTGGCGGTATCGGTGCTTGAAGAAGGGTTACAACCATACTCGCAAACCGCTTTGTTTCCGTTGAGTAATTTAAGCTATCACGACTATGAAGGGATTGCGCTGAATCCTGATGAAAAAGTGCGTTTAGTGGAGGATTTGGGAAACACCAATTTTATGATATTGCGCAATCACGGTTTACTCACGGTAGGCAATACTATACCCAATGCATTTTTGGGCATGTACGCGATGCAACGAGCGTGTGAAGTACAACTCATGGCGCAAGCGACTGGCAAGCCCTTAGTCAGTATTCCTGAACCGATTTTAGCAGGGATCAAAGCGCAAGTTGAGCAAGTCACAAATGCAATGGGGGGCGCCTTAGCATGGCCGGGGATTTTGCGAAAACTCGACCGTAACTATCCAGGGTTTCGCAGCTAA
- the mnmC gene encoding bifunctional tRNA (5-methylaminomethyl-2-thiouridine)(34)-methyltransferase MnmD/FAD-dependent 5-carboxymethylaminomethyl-2-thiouridine(34) oxidoreductase MnmC: MPIEHAKVSFKPNGTPVADAFDDVYFNDGDGLRETDYVFIEHNQLPQRWQEHTQFLFVIAETGFGSGLNCLRAMQHFAEFRNNHPDSPCRHLHLISTEKYPLQLADLQTALTQYPSLESVAQQLIAQYPAAIEGCHRLEFILDAARISLDLWFGDILTTLPSMPMETDGLVDAWFLDGFAPSKNPDMWQPTLFQAMARLSRCNATVATFTASGIVKRGLMDAGFTIKKVKGFGRKRDMLTATLDKKPEQTTTNRAPYYARQPVPTKPHIIRIIGGGIASGTLALQAVRMGLSVEVYCRDDELAQGASGNHSGGLYPQLTSDISIASLIQAHCFGYAMRFYNTLHTTQDFGYEQCGVLLLAHSDAVKQRQLQLQQKGLWPSELVKGVDATLASELAGVTINHDGLFIPQGGWVDPPSLVHALIEQAKREGECAVQTQTHIDNDTLKAWQAEEIPLVLAMGHHSPQLQELAPLPYRLVKGQIEHVPANDSSQALGTVICHKGYFTPAYKGYHALGSTYDKTNIDLEYHKEDSQKNWQTHDKAMAGHTWYDTLSRDSHGRAAVRCSTPDHQPLLGALPDIHKQKDLYQDLYKALPLPHYGIAANYNNLYLFTGLGSRGLTTAPLLSAVLLAHIIGGPLPMSQTLLDALQPNRFLMRSLIRQAQYDI, from the coding sequence ATGCCCATTGAACATGCCAAAGTCAGTTTTAAACCAAACGGTACGCCTGTTGCAGATGCTTTTGATGATGTCTACTTCAACGACGGTGACGGCTTAAGGGAAACAGATTATGTGTTCATTGAGCACAATCAACTCCCGCAAAGATGGCAAGAACACACGCAATTTCTTTTTGTGATTGCTGAAACAGGTTTTGGTTCTGGTTTAAATTGCTTAAGGGCTATGCAACATTTTGCTGAGTTTAGAAACAATCATCCAGATTCGCCATGCCGTCATCTGCATCTGATCAGTACTGAAAAATACCCTCTTCAACTCGCTGATTTGCAAACAGCATTAACTCAGTATCCAAGTTTAGAGAGTGTGGCTCAGCAATTGATCGCACAATATCCAGCAGCGATTGAAGGATGTCATCGCTTAGAATTTATTCTGGATGCTGCACGCATTAGTTTGGATCTGTGGTTCGGTGATATTTTGACCACCCTACCTTCTATGCCTATGGAAACCGATGGCCTTGTGGATGCATGGTTTTTGGATGGGTTTGCCCCCAGTAAAAATCCCGACATGTGGCAACCAACGCTGTTTCAAGCTATGGCTCGATTGTCTAGATGCAATGCGACGGTGGCGACATTTACCGCGTCAGGCATTGTCAAACGCGGCTTGATGGATGCCGGATTTACTATCAAAAAAGTCAAAGGCTTCGGCCGCAAACGCGACATGCTGACCGCGACATTAGATAAGAAACCGGAGCAAACAACCACCAACCGAGCCCCCTATTATGCGCGTCAACCGGTTCCAACTAAGCCACACATAATTCGCATCATTGGTGGCGGAATCGCCTCTGGCACTTTAGCGTTACAAGCCGTTAGAATGGGCTTATCTGTCGAAGTATATTGTCGTGATGATGAGCTCGCACAAGGTGCCTCGGGGAATCATAGTGGAGGACTGTACCCTCAGTTGACCAGTGATATTTCCATCGCCAGCCTGATTCAGGCGCATTGTTTTGGCTATGCCATGCGCTTTTACAATACTTTACATACAACACAAGATTTTGGTTATGAGCAGTGTGGGGTACTTTTATTGGCTCATTCTGACGCGGTGAAACAGAGACAATTACAACTTCAACAAAAAGGGCTTTGGCCATCTGAACTGGTCAAGGGGGTTGATGCAACGTTGGCATCAGAACTCGCTGGAGTGACCATTAACCATGATGGCTTGTTTATCCCACAAGGCGGTTGGGTAGACCCGCCAAGCCTAGTCCATGCGCTTATTGAGCAAGCCAAACGAGAAGGTGAGTGCGCGGTTCAAACGCAAACCCATATCGATAATGACACACTTAAGGCTTGGCAAGCAGAAGAAATACCTCTGGTTCTTGCAATGGGACATCACAGTCCTCAACTACAGGAATTAGCCCCCCTTCCCTATCGTTTGGTAAAAGGCCAAATCGAACATGTACCGGCCAACGATTCCTCTCAGGCGCTAGGCACTGTTATCTGTCATAAAGGGTATTTTACCCCAGCTTATAAAGGGTACCATGCGCTGGGTTCGACCTATGACAAAACCAATATTGATTTAGAATACCATAAAGAAGATTCCCAAAAAAATTGGCAGACGCATGATAAAGCCATGGCTGGACACACTTGGTATGATACGTTGAGCCGAGACTCACATGGTCGAGCTGCAGTTCGCTGTAGTACCCCCGACCATCAGCCATTACTCGGGGCATTGCCTGACATACATAAGCAAAAAGATTTATATCAAGATTTGTATAAAGCGTTGCCCTTACCGCATTACGGGATTGCAGCGAACTATAATAATCTTTACCTGTTTACTGGGTTGGGCTCGAGGGGACTGACGACTGCGCCTCTATTAAGTGCAGTGTTACTGGCACACATTATTGGTGGGCCATTACCTATGTCGCAAACGCTGCTCGATGCCTTGCAACCGAATCGTTTCTTGATGCGCTCGCTGATCAGACAAGCGCAATACGATATTTAA